Proteins from one Listeria weihenstephanensis genomic window:
- a CDS encoding phosphate acyltransferase, with protein sequence MTIKSVFDPVVPNEKVTIAIAGADDPIILEVVEQALELGIADFMLFGREELIPITSPNVQVIATISDQQAVEQAARAVAEKKADILMKGNLPTALILKTILKKEFQLRDKELLSHVSVFELPAYDKPLIVSDVAMNIAPTEEEQIQITHNAIEVAHKLGIKRPKVAILSAVEKENPKMKSSIQAAQVAAYFKAFPEDAAVEGPLAFDNAISKAAAVHKNITNEVAGDADILIVPSIEAGNILYKSLVFFAGARVGGIIAGVKVPVIIASRSDSVDNKLASLILTVGMIGK encoded by the coding sequence ATGACGATAAAATCAGTATTCGATCCAGTAGTTCCAAATGAAAAAGTAACAATAGCAATTGCTGGTGCGGATGATCCGATTATTTTAGAAGTTGTGGAACAAGCGTTGGAATTGGGAATTGCTGATTTCATGTTATTTGGGCGAGAGGAGCTCATTCCAATCACTTCTCCAAATGTGCAAGTCATCGCCACGATTTCAGATCAACAAGCGGTCGAACAAGCTGCGCGTGCTGTAGCTGAAAAAAAAGCCGATATTTTGATGAAAGGGAATCTCCCAACGGCACTTATTTTAAAAACAATTTTGAAAAAAGAGTTTCAGTTACGAGATAAGGAGTTATTATCACACGTTTCCGTTTTTGAACTACCTGCCTATGATAAACCACTTATCGTATCCGACGTGGCCATGAACATCGCGCCAACAGAGGAGGAGCAGATTCAAATCACACATAATGCGATTGAAGTTGCTCATAAATTAGGCATTAAGCGCCCGAAAGTGGCCATTCTTAGCGCTGTTGAAAAAGAAAATCCAAAAATGAAATCCTCTATTCAAGCCGCGCAAGTAGCTGCTTACTTCAAAGCCTTTCCTGAGGACGCCGCGGTAGAAGGTCCGCTTGCTTTTGATAACGCGATCTCTAAAGCAGCAGCCGTTCACAAGAATATTACGAATGAAGTAGCTGGGGATGCAGATATTTTGATTGTACCCTCTATTGAAGCGGGAAATATTCTATATAAATCACTCGTTTTCTTTGCAGGAGCTAGAGTTGGCGGGATTATAGCTGGTGTAAAAGTGCCAGTCATTATTGCTTCTAGAAGCGATTCGGTGGATAACAAACTTGCGTCATTAATACTAACAGTCGGAATGATCGGAAAATGA
- the recN gene encoding DNA repair protein RecN: protein MLQELTIRNFAIIESLNLSFQEGMTVLTGETGAGKSIIIDALGLLVGGRGSVDFIRHGEEKLEIQGLFTINPQNKGCLEALENNGIDASDGMVVLERILFQSGKNACRINGKLATTVVLREIGSRLIDIHSQHEHQELMNDEFHLQLLDRFAWKDIESTLAKYQAKYAEYMEMKTKWRNWTKNEQELAQRLDMLRFQQDEITSSNLRLGEEETLVEQKHVLSNFEKINESLQSAYTALQGEERGLEFISEAMRHVESASDILPEYKALSESVASSFYLLEDSAMQIRQELDKLEFQPDELDTIETRLNELSQLKRKYGKTVEAIIQYNEEIDQEILELSDRETHLGHLEKDLEVAKEQLSELAGKITAIRQKSAKLLEKQIKNELNQLYMEKAIFQVNFATEAKEFTENGVDKVAFYMSTNPGEPLKPLSKVASGGELSRMMLALKTIFSRHQGITSIIFDEVDTGVSGRVAQAIAEKIYAVAIGSQVLCISHLPQVAAMADHHFYISKATTANRTMTSVVALSGEQKIEEISRMIAGIEVTDVTKQHASEMLTQANKIKAQK from the coding sequence TATTGATGCGCTCGGTCTTCTTGTTGGTGGCAGAGGTTCTGTTGATTTTATTAGACATGGAGAAGAGAAGCTTGAAATCCAAGGGCTGTTCACAATCAACCCGCAAAATAAAGGTTGTTTAGAGGCGCTTGAAAATAATGGTATTGATGCAAGCGACGGTATGGTAGTCCTTGAGAGAATTCTGTTCCAAAGTGGTAAAAATGCTTGCCGTATCAATGGGAAACTCGCGACGACCGTTGTGCTACGCGAAATTGGTTCCCGTTTGATCGACATTCACAGCCAACACGAACATCAAGAGTTAATGAATGATGAGTTCCATTTGCAGCTACTTGACCGCTTTGCGTGGAAGGATATTGAATCCACACTAGCCAAGTACCAAGCGAAATACGCCGAATATATGGAAATGAAAACAAAATGGCGTAATTGGACAAAAAATGAACAAGAACTTGCGCAACGCCTAGATATGCTTCGTTTTCAGCAAGACGAAATTACGAGTTCCAATCTGCGGTTAGGCGAGGAAGAAACTTTGGTGGAGCAAAAACATGTGCTTTCCAATTTCGAGAAAATTAATGAAAGTTTGCAAAGTGCTTATACGGCGCTTCAAGGCGAAGAGCGTGGCCTCGAATTTATTTCTGAGGCGATGCGACATGTGGAGTCTGCGAGTGATATCTTGCCAGAATATAAAGCACTGAGTGAATCGGTGGCTTCGAGTTTTTATTTATTGGAAGATAGTGCGATGCAAATTCGGCAAGAGCTAGATAAACTAGAGTTTCAACCAGACGAGCTGGACACGATTGAAACGCGCCTGAATGAACTGAGCCAGTTGAAGCGCAAATATGGTAAAACAGTTGAAGCCATTATCCAATACAACGAAGAAATAGATCAAGAAATCCTAGAATTATCCGACCGGGAAACGCATCTAGGTCATTTGGAAAAAGATTTGGAAGTTGCGAAAGAACAGCTTTCTGAACTTGCTGGAAAAATCACAGCAATCCGCCAAAAATCAGCAAAATTACTCGAAAAACAAATTAAAAACGAATTAAATCAGCTATATATGGAAAAAGCGATTTTCCAAGTGAATTTCGCGACAGAAGCAAAAGAATTTACTGAAAACGGTGTTGATAAAGTCGCATTTTATATGAGTACAAATCCAGGTGAACCGCTGAAACCGTTGTCCAAAGTAGCTTCTGGCGGTGAGTTGTCGCGGATGATGCTGGCGCTCAAAACAATTTTTTCACGACATCAGGGCATTACATCGATTATTTTTGATGAGGTGGATACGGGTGTCAGTGGCCGGGTAGCCCAAGCAATTGCTGAAAAAATTTATGCGGTGGCGATTGGTTCTCAGGTACTCTGTATTTCGCATTTACCTCAAGTAGCTGCCATGGCAGACCACCATTTCTACATTTCTAAAGCAACAACTGCGAATCGCACGATGACATCTGTCGTAGCCTTGTCTGGGGAACAAAAAATTGAAGAAATCAGTCGGATGATTGCGGGCATTGAAGTGACGGATGTGACAAAACAACATGCTAGTGAAATGCTGACACAAGCCAACAAGATTAAAGCACAGAAGTAA